The Zygosaccharomyces rouxii strain CBS732 chromosome G complete sequence genome contains a region encoding:
- the MET17 gene encoding bifunctional cysteine synthase/O-acetylhomoserine aminocarboxypropyltransferase MET17 (highly similar to uniprot|P06106 Saccharomyces cerevisiae YLR303W MET17 O-acetyl homoserine-O-acetyl serine sulfhydrylase required for sulfur amino acid synthesis): protein MPSHFDTIQLHAGQEDPSEHSNRPRAVPIYSTTSYVFDDSKHGSQLFGLETPGYIYSRIMNPTADVFERRIAALEGGVGALAVSSGLAAQTLAITGLAHAGDNIVSTSYLYGGTYNQFKIAFKRFGIESRFIEGDDPSGLEAQIDERTKAVYLETIGNPKYNVPDFEKIVAIAHKHGVPVVVDNTFGAGGYYCQPIKHGADVVVHSATKWIGGHGTTIGGVIVDSGNFPWKEYPKKFPQFSEPSEGYHGLVFNEALGNQAFIGHVRAELLRDLGPSLSPFAAFLLLQGLETLSLRAERHASNALKLAQWLEKSPYVSWVSYPGLPNHSHHANAKKYLTNGFGGVLSFGAKDLPDNPEEKENPFKAAGAQISDNLELASNLANVGDCKTLVIAPYFTTHLQLNHEEKLAAGVSKDLIRVSVGTEFIDDIIADFEQSFKKVYGDKKP, encoded by the coding sequence ATGCCTTCTCATTTCGATACTATTCAATTGCACGCTGGTCAAGAAGACCCAAGCGAACACTCTAACAGACCAAGAGCTGTCCCCATCTATTCTACCACATCATACGTTTTTGATGATTCTAAACATGGTTCCCAACTATTTGGTTTAGAAACTCCTGGTTATATCTATTCCCGTATTATGAACCCAACTGCAGACGTTTTCgaaagaagaattgcaGCTCTTGAAGGTGGTGTTGGTGCGTTGGCGGTTTCATCCGGTTTGGCAGCTCAAACTCTAGCAATTACCGGTTTAGCTCATGCTGGTGATAACATCGTCTCTACATCATACCTTTACGGTGGTACTTACAACCAATTCAAAATCGCTTTCAAGAGATTTGGTATCGAAAGTAGATTCattgaaggtgatgatCCAAGTGGTTTAGAAGcacaaattgatgaaagaaCAAAGGCCGTTTATCTAGAGACCATCGGTAACCCAAAATACAATGTTCCTGATTTTGAGAAGATCGTTGCCATTGCTCATAAACATGGTGTCCCAGTTGTGGTTGATAACACTTTCGGTGCCGGTGGTTACTACTGTCAACCAATTAAACACGGTGCTGATGTCGTTGTTCACTCCGCAACCAAATGGATTGGTGGCCACGGTACTACAATTGGTGGTGTTATCGTTGACTCCGGTAACTTCCCATGGAAGGAATACCCAAAGAAATTCCCACAATTTTCTGAACCTTCTGAAGGTTACCATGGTTTAGTTTTTAACGAAGCATTGGGTAACCAAGCATTCATTGGTCATGTTAGAGCTGAATTGCTAAGAGATTTGGGTCCTTCACTAAGTCCATTTGCAGCTTTCCTACTCCTACAAGGTTTAGAAACTTTATCCTTAAGAGCAGAAAGACATGCTTCTAACGCACTAAAATTGGCTCAATGGTTAGAGAAGTCTCCTTACGTCTCATGGGTTTCTTACCCAGGTCTACCAAACCACTCTCATCATGCTAATGCAAAGAAATACTTGACAAATGGTTTCGGTGGTGTCCTATCCTTCGGTGCAAAGGATTTACCTGATAACCcagaggaaaaggaaaatccATTCAAAGCTGCTGGTGCTCAAATCAGCGACAACTTGGAGCTGGCTTCTAACCTTGCAAACGTCGGTGATTGTAAGACTTTGGTTATTGCACCTTATTTCACTACTCACTTGCAATTAAAccatgaagaaaaattggctGCAGGTGTCTCCAAGGATTTGATCCGTGTCTCTGTTGGTACAGAATTCATCGACGATATTATTGCAGACTTTGAACAATCTTTCAAGAAGGTTTACGGTGACAAAAAACCATGA
- the TYW3 gene encoding tRNA methyltransferase TYW3 (similar to uniprot|P53177 Saccharomyces cerevisiae YGL050W Hypothetical ORF): protein MVRQNPFDQKKASILTGIDSEKPDLSPKGDIDVLCIPIIDLINSHQDMVTTSSCSGRVSVFVEGTKFHKGKIKTGGKGEGGRWLFVTHNYQDVPNWMDKIDLNNTKVMEAATGSLNEDTRLVLYKFEPFILHVKCRDFNTASKLYNTAMACGFRESGIGSNNLVALRINIKLDTPIGYYDQETDAIKLYVSKQYVKILDDLSLSKFQDNTRKMEALHDRIKNELF, encoded by the coding sequence ATGGTTCGCCAAAATCCGTTTGATCAGAAGAAAGCATCCATACTCACTGGTATTGACTCTGAGAAGCCAGACTTATCACCAAAAGGAGACATCGATGTACTTTGCATACCGATAATAGACCTCATTAATTCTCACCAAGACATGGTGACGACTTCATCATGCTCAGGAAGAGTAAGCGTGTTTGTAGAGGGAACTAAATTTCATAAAGGTAAAATTAAGActggtggtaaaggtgaaggtggtaGATGGTTATTTGTTACACATAATTACCAAGATGTGCCCAATTGGATGGATAAGATTGATCTAAATAATACTAAGGTGATGGAAGCCGCCACTGGTTCTTTGAATGAGGATACGAGGCTCGTTTTGTACAAATTCGAACCATTTATACTTCATGTCAAATGCAGAGATTTCAATACTGCGTCCAAATTGTACAACACCGCCATGGCATGTGGGTTTAGAGAAAGCGGTATAGGATCAAACAATTTAGTTGCACTTAGAATTAATATTAAGCTAGACACACCGATAGGATACTACGATCAAGAGACCGATGCGATTAAGTTGTATGTGTCTAAACAATACGTCAAAATACTAGATGATTTGAGCttatccaaatttcaagataATACACGGAAGATGGAGGCCTTACACGATAGGATAAAAAATGAACTGTtctaa
- the BPT1 gene encoding ATP-binding cassette bilirubin transporter BPT1 (similar to uniprot|P14772 Saccharomyces cerevisiae YLL015W BPT1 ABC type transmembrane transporter of MRP/CFTR family found in vacuolar membrane involved in the transport of unconjugated bilirubin and in heavy metal detoxification via glutathione conjugates along with Ycf1p): protein MNPFQMESPTLASQIVMNSTKAATCKYGYRPYIDNETNALNPCFLALVIVMLNLHLIPLGLFQLWKLSKTDKVPPNFKYQSWRSVPSQFLVHLSNVGLQVVLTVIQLSIVYSASAQYTSVLKYALWLNFGYLVFVSLPTQYLQFCKSYCAVSNQLLYFAFQCIILAFQVCQRAGHLSNENYNLVRGRGGTISELALLINGLAILVYDSCFYEPAKELQDYYEEEKLYPTPNFFSKLTYTWMNPLISETYQHGKLRDVNNLPIPPINLNVEDLAERLRSNWEKETWSGRNSLFRALIKVFGKPLITGIVLETIREVLDAIKPQFLMLFIMCFNFDANSPYPPLHGVFIAVSLFVLTVLSTFLQNQYFIYMFEAGLGMKGALISLIYQKSLRITLAARDKNSTGDILNLASVDTPRIQMFFEDCQVMFSAPLTIIVVLSSLYFLLGAAAVAGLVTLTIMLPINSYLSRRVESLYKVQMKYKDARIRATTEILNSMKSIKLYAWEKPMLQRLNHVRNDLEIKNFAKMGVVETLITFAWNCVPLMVSCSTFLLFSLISSSPLSPEIVFPALSLFEILNDAIYSVPNAITDIIETKVSMGRVRTFLQTENLDDSFIHELKDEVDGPKPTIEVNNATFLWQSEKTLKSNDEEANVGSSQVALENIDHFEAKKGALTCVVGRVGSGKSTLLRAILGQLPCRSGPKEFISPEILVRARSVAYCPQAPWVMNASIKDNILFGHRYDETYYNLTIKACQLIPDLKILSEGDETLVGEKGISLSGGQKARLSLARAVYSRADLYLMDDILSAVDAEVSKNIIDKVLGEENGLLKHKTIILTTNAVSVLKHSNMIYALQGGRIVEEGTYEQAVSRGDDSVLQKLIKEFDTFAENPSDKKKDEENDSHSISEDFEEPSKIQASQSSADSIVSLQAAGTVDADELLDINSRRASIATFRAKPSMEINELQKPKEKNEEKSEQGRVKKEVYLFYIKACGLFGVILFFLIMLLGRVFEVSENFWLKYWSESNQKNGSNKDLWKFVGIYALLGISSAAFDNIRAVIILLYSSIRGSKVLHNKMAVSVLKSPMGFFESTPIGRIINRFSSDMSTVDRNLKYNFAFFFKCVLDYFVTILLIGYNMPWFLVFNAGLLVVYVYYQVFYVTLSRELKRLSSTAFSPIMSLFSETLGGHMVITAFRHSERFHFLNFNKTQFQIDAQFNLRSTNRWLSIRLQIIGGAMVLITALLTLATIGTKKQMTAGLVGLLMSYVLQVTNSLMWIVRMTTMIETNIISVERIYEYCQLPSEAPAIIESSRPEKSWPSMGEIIFKDYSTKYRPELDPVLKKINLSIKPREKIGVVGRTGAGKSSLSLALFRLLESTGGSIEIDGVDISKIGLYDLRSHLSIIPQDAQAFEGTVRSNLDPFNQYSVQEIWKAVELAHLKPHIIKMMTDEDPDKSSPEDEISALDVKISENGNNMSMGQRQLLCLSRALLSKSKVLVLDEATAAVDMETDQIIQETIRNEFQDKTILTIAHRIDTVLDSDKILVLDKGEVKEFESPDTLLKDEKSLFYGLCQKGGYLDKKNNSK, encoded by the coding sequence ATgaatccatttcaaatgGAATCGCCAACGCTTGCGTCTCAGATTGTCATGAATTCTACAAAGGCGGCTACCTGTAAGTATGGTTATAGGCCTTACATCGATAATGAGACCAATGCGTTAAATCCGTGTTTTTTGGCACTCGTCATCGTCATGTTAAACCTTCATTTAATCCCCCTTGGATTATTTCAGTTATGGAAATTGTCAAAAACTGACAAAGTTCCacccaatttcaaatatcaATCTTGGAGGTCAGTTCCTTCACAATTTTTGGTACATTTGAGTAATGTGGGTTTACAAGTGGTCTTAACTGTGATCCAATTATCGATTGTTTATTCTGCCAGTGCTCAATACACATCTGTTTTGAAATACGCCCTTTGGTTAAATTTCGGATACCTGGTTTTCGTCTCTTTGCCAACCCAATATTTGcaattttgtaaaagttaTTGTGCCGTCAGCAATCAACTTCTCTATTTTGCCTTCCAATGTATCATTTTAGCCTTCCAAGTTTGTCAAAGAGCAGGACATCTTTCTAATGAAAATTACAACCTAGTCCGTGGTCGTGGTGGTACAATTTCAGAGTTGGCACTTTTAATCAATGGTCTAGCTATCTTGGTTTATGATTCGTGCTTCTACGAACCCGCTAAGGAATTGCAAGATTACtatgaagaggagaaatTGTACCCAACTCCAAACtttttttcgaaattaACTTACACATGGATGAATCCTCTAATTTCTGAAACTTACCAACACGGTAAACTAAGAGATGTGAACAATTTACCCATCCCGCCAATTAATTTGAATGTGGAGGACTTAGCTGAAAGATTAAGATCTAATTGGGAAAAGGAGACGTGGTCCGGTAGAAATTCTCTATTTAGAGCATTAATCAAGGTTTTTGGTAAACCGTTGATCACTGGTATCGTTTTAGAAACTATTAGAGAGGTACTAGATGCCATTAAACCACAGTTCCTCATGCTGTTCATCATGTGTTTCAATTTCGATGCTAATTCACCCTACCCTCCATTGCATGGTGTCTTTATTGCCGTATCCCTTTTCGTTCTAACGGTGCTTTCCACCTTCTTGCAAAATCAATACTTCATCTACATGTTTGAAGCTGGTTTGGGTATGAAAGGTGCATTAATCTCGCTGATTTACCAGAAATCCTTGCGTATTACATTGGCGGCTCGTGACAAAAATTCTACTGGTGACATCTTGAATTTGGCCTCGGTCGATACTCCACGGATTCAAATGTTCTTCGAAGATTGCCAAGTGATGTTTAGTGCACCTCTAACCATTATTGTTGTATTGTCATCCCTTTACTTTCTGTTGGGTGCTGCTGCCGTCGCTGGATTGGTGACTCTAACTATCATGCTTCCTATTAATTCGTACCTCTCTAGAAGAGTGGAATCTTTGTACAAAGTTCAAATGAAATATAAGGACGCTAGAATTAGAGCTACTACCGAAATATTAAACTCTATGAAATCCATCAAGTTGTACGCTTGGGAAAAACCCATGTTACAAAGATTGAATCATGTTAGAAATGATTTagagattaaaaatttcgCCAAAATGGGTGTTGTGGAAACTTTGATTACATTTGCGTGGAACTGTGTCCCTCTAATGGTCAGTTGTTCAACATTCCTGTTGTTTTCTCTAATCAGTTCATCACCTTTATCACCAGAAATCGTTTTCCCGGCCCTTTCTTTATTCGAGATTTTGAATGATGCTATTTATTCAGTGCCCAATGCCATCACCGATATCATTGAAACTAAAGTATCGATGGGCAGAGTTAGAACATTTTTACAAACTGAGAATTTGGACGATTCATTCATTCATGAATTGAAGGATGAGGTTGATGGACCCAAGCCAACAATTGAAGTGAATAACGCTACTTTCCTATGGCAATCTGAAAAAACCTTGAAGAGTAACGATGAGGAAGCTAATGTGGGGAGCTCTCAAGTGGCATTAGAAAATATCGATCACTTCGAAGCTAAGAAGGGAGCGCTTACATGTGTTGTCGGTAGAGTAGGATCCGGTAAGTCAACTCTTTTGAGAGCGATCTTAGGTCAGCTCCCATGTAGAAGTGGACCCAAGGAATTTATTTCTCCTGAAATTTTGGTGAGAGCTAGATCAGTGGCCTACTGTCCTCAAGCACCATGGGTTATGAACGCTAGTATCAAAGATAACATTTTATTCGGACACAGATATGATGAGACCTACTACAATTTGACAATCAAGGCATGTCAGTTGATCCctgatttgaaaatattatcCGAAGGTGATGAAACTCTGGTCGGTGAAAAAGGTATTTCTTTGTCGGGTGGTCAAAAGGCGCGCTTGTCTCTTGCTAGGGCTGTTTATTCCAGGGCTGATTTATATCTGATGGACGATATTCTGTCGGCGGTAGATGCTGAGGTCAGTAAAAACATTATTGATAAGGTTTTGGGTGAGGAAAATGGTTTGTTGAAGCATAAGACAATTATTTTGACAACCAATGCAGTTTCTGTGCTCAAACATTCTAACATGATTTACGCTCTTCAGGGTGGCCGtattgttgaagaaggtacTTATGAACAGGCTGTCTCAAGAGGAGATGATTCTGtccttcaaaaattgatcaaggAATTTGATACTTTTGCAGAGAACCCAAGcgataagaagaaagatgaggaaaatgaTTCGCATAGTATCAGcgaagattttgaagaacctTCCAAAATACAAGCGTCTCAAAGTTCTGCAGATTCTATTGTATCTCTTCAAGCGGCTGGAACAGTTGACGCAGATGAGTTGCTGGACATTAATTCAAGAAGAGCTTCCATTGCAACATTTAGAGCTAAACCAAGCATGGAAATCaatgaattacaaaaaCCTAAGGAGAAAAACGAAGAAAAATCAGAGCAAGGACGTGTTAAAAAAGAGGTATATCTTTTCTATATTAAAGCCTGTGGTTTGTTCGGTGTGATTTTGTTCTTCCTTATCATGTTACTTGGTAGAGTATTTGAAGTATCAGAAAATTTCTGGTTAAAGTATTGGTCGGAATCGAATCAAAAGAATGGCAGCAATAAGGATCTATGGAAATTTGTTGGTATCTACGCGTTGCTTGGTATCTCCTCGGCGGCTTTCGACAATATAAGAGCTGTCATCATTCTGTTGTACTCTTCTATCAGAGGATCCAAAGTCTTACATAATAAGATGGCAGTATCCGTGTTGAAGAGTCCTATGggattttttgaaagtaCACCTATCGGCAGAATCATTAATAGATTCTCTTCTGATATGAGTACTGTAGACCGTAATTTAAAATACAATTTTGCATTCTTCTTCAAGTGTGTCTTAGATTATTTTGTTACGATTCTTTTGATTGGATACAATATGCCATGGTTCTTGGTTTTCAACGCTGGTTTGTTAGTGGTTTATGTCTACTACCAGGTATTTTATGTGACTTTGAGCAGAGAATTAAAGAGGTTGTCCAGTACTGCTTTCTCCCCAATTATGTCATTGTTCAGTGAAACCCTTGGTGGACATATGGTTATCACCGCTTTCAGACATTCCGAAAGATTTCACTTTTTAAATTTCAACAAGActcaatttcaaattgatgcTCAATTCAATTTGAGATCTACCAATAGATGGTTATCTATTCGTTTACAGATCATTGGTGGTGCAATGGTACTAATTACTGCATTGTTAACACTTGCTACTATCGGTACGAAAAAGCAGATGACCGCTGGTCTGGTCGGATTGTTGATGAGTTATGTTCTACAGGttaccaattctttgatgtGGATCGTGAGAATGACTACCATGATTGAAACCAATATTATCTCTGTTGAAAGAATATATGAATATTGTCAATTACCATCTGAAGCACCAGCCATTATTGAATCATCCAGACCTGAAAAATCGTGGCCATCTATGGGTGAGATCATCTTCAAGGATTATTCTACCAAGTATAGACCTGAATTGGATCctgttttgaaaaagattaatTTGAGCATCAAACCTAgggaaaaaattggtgtTGTTGGTAGAACCGGtgctggtaaatcttcacTTTCGTTAGCACTATTCAGATTGTTAGAAAGCACTGGAGGCTctattgaaattgatggtGTTGATATTTCGAAGATTGGTCTTTATGACTTAAGAAGCCATCTTTCAATTATTCCACAAGATGCCCAAGCATTTGAAGGTACCGTTCGTAGTAATTTGGATCCTTTCAATCAATATTCTGTGCAGGAGATTTGGAAAGCCGTTGAATTGGCACATTTGAAACCACATATTATCAAGATGATGACGGACGAAGACCCAGATAAATCATCacctgaagatgaaatttcgGCGCTTGATGTTAAGATAAGCGAAAATGGTAACAATATGTCGATGGGTCAAAGACAATTGTTATGTCTGTCAAGAGCTTTACTAAGTAAGTCTAAGGTTTTAGTTCTTGATGAAGCAACGGCCGCTGTTGATATGGAAACTGACCAAATCATTCAAGAAACCATTAGAaatgaatttcaagataaGACGATTTTAACAATTGCACACAGAATCGATACCGTTCTCGATAGtgataaaattttggtCCTTGATAAAGGTGAAGTTAAAGAGTTTGAATCTCCTGACACCCTTctcaaagatgaaaagtCTCTGTTTTACGGTCTCTGTCAAAAGGGCGGTTATTTAGACAAAAAGAATAACAGCAAATGA
- the GTR2 gene encoding Gtr2p (highly similar to uniprot|P53290 Saccharomyces cerevisiae YGR163W GTR2 Cytoplasmic GTP binding protein functions as a negative regulator of the Ran/Tc4 GTPase cycle downstream of its binding partner and homolog Gtr1p homolog of human RagC and RagD proteins), producing the protein MNGNTTDKDESKAMILLLGLRRGGKSSICKVLFHNMQPLDTLYLESTSNPTMEHFSTLIDLAVMELPGQLNYFEPSYDSERLFKSVGGLVYVIDSQDEYMNAITNLAMIIEYAYKVNPTINIEVLIHKVDGLSEDFKIDAQRDIMQRTGEELLELGLDGVQVSFYLTSIFDHSIYEAFSRIVQKLIPELSFLENMLDNLIQHSKIEKAFLFDINSKIYVSTDSSPVDIQMYEVCAEFVDVTIDLFDLYKSSQQVDRNGKAIQARPRELKNVSQLGNGVILYLRQMIRGLALVAVIRPNGSDMESCLTVADYNVDIFKKGLEEIWANSRIST; encoded by the coding sequence ATGAATGGTAACACTACTGATAAGGATGAATCCAAGGCAATGATCCTTTTGCTTGGATTGAGAAGaggtggtaaatcttccattTGTAAAGTTCTTTTCCATAATATGCAACCCTTAGACACACTTTACTTGGAGTCAACATCGAACCCCACCATGGAACATTTTTCTACGCTGATTGATTTAGCAGTCATGGAGTTACCAGGtcaattgaattatttTGAACCAAGCTATGATTCTGAGagacttttcaaaagtgtTGGTGGATTAGTTTACGTTATTGATTCTCAAGATGAATATATGAATGCAATCACCAATCTAGCGATGATTATAGAATATGCGTACAAAGTTAACCCTACCATAAACATTGAAGTCTTGATCCATAAAGTCGATGGGTTGagtgaagatttcaaaattgatgcACAACGTGATATAATGCAACGCACAGGTGAAGAGTTACTTGAATTAGGATTAGATGGTGTACAAGTATCATTTTATCTGACATCCATTTTCGACCACTCCATTTACGAGGCATTCTCtagaattgttcaaaaattaaTACCAGAGTTATCATTTTTGGAGAATATGTTAGATAACTTGATTCAGCATTCCAAGATTGAAAAGGCGTTTCTATTTGATatcaattccaaaatttatGTTTCCACAGATTCTAGTCCCGTGGATATTCAAATGTATGAAGTTTGTGCAGAGTTTGTTGACGTTACCattgatctttttgatTTGTACAAAAGTTCACAGCAAGTGGATAGGAACGGTAAAGCCATTCAAGCACGTCCTCGTGAACTGAAAAATGTGTCACAATTGGGTAATGGTGTGATACTTTATTTAAGACAGATGATTCGTGGATTAGCTTTAGTTGCTGTGATTAGACCTAACGGATCTGATATGGAGAGTTGTTTGACTGTTGCTGATTACAATGTTGATATTTTTAAGAAGGGTTTAGAGGAAATTTGGGCTaattcaagaatttctacATAG